A DNA window from Delphinus delphis chromosome 6, mDelDel1.2, whole genome shotgun sequence contains the following coding sequences:
- the ZER1 gene encoding protein zer-1 homolog isoform X2: MASDTPESLMALCTDFCLRNLDGTLGYLLDKETLRLHPDIFLPSEICDRLVNEYVELVNAACNFEPHESFFSLFSDPRSTRLTRIHLREDLVQDQDLEAIRKQDLVELYLTNCEKLSAKSLQTLRSFSHTLVSLSLFGCANIFYEEENPGGCEDECLVNPTCQVLVKDFTFEGFSRLRFLNLGRMIDGVPVESLLRPLNSLAALDLSGIQTSDAAFLTQWKDSLVSLVLYNMDLSDDHIRVIVQLHKLRHLDISRDRLSSYYKFKLTRKVLSLFVQKLGNLMSLDISGHMILENCSISKMDEDAGQTSIEPSKSSIMPFRALKRPLQFLGLFETSLCRLTHIPAYKVSGDKNEEQVLNAIEAYTEHRPEITSRAINLLFDIARIERCNQLLRALKLVITALKCHKYDKNIQVTGSAALFYLTNSEYRSEQSIKLRRQVIQVVLNGMESYQEVQRNCCLTLCNFSIPEELEFQYRRVNELLLSILNPTRQDESIQRIAVHLCNALVCQVDNDHKEAVGKMGFVVTMLKLIQKKLLDKICDQVMEFSWSALWNITDETPDNCEMFLNFNGMKLFLDCLKEFPEKQELHRNMLGLLGNVAEVKELRPQLMTSQFISVFSNLLESKADGIEVSYNACGVLSHIMFDGPEAWGICEPQREEVEERMWAAIQSWDINSRRNINYRSFEPILRLLPQGISPVSQHWATWALYNLVSVYPDKYCPLLIKEGGMPLLRDMIKMATARQETKEMARKVIEHCSNFKEENMDTSR; encoded by the exons gtATGTGGAGCTGGTCAACGCCGCCTGCAACTTTGAGCCGCATGAGAGCTTCTTCAGCCTCTTCTCGGACCCCCGCAGCACCCGCCTCACCCGAATCCACCTCCGCGAGGACCTGGTGCAGGACCAGGACCTGGAAGCCATTCGCAAGCAG GACCTGGTGGAGCTGTACCTGACCAACTGCGAGAAGCTGTCCGCCAAGAGCCTGCAGACGCTGAGGAGCTTCAGCCACACCCTGGTGTCCCTGAGCCTGTTCGGCTGCGCGAACATCTTCTACGAGGAGGAGAACCCGGGGGGCTGTGAAGACGAGTGCCTCGTCAACCCCACCTGTCAGGTGCTGGTCAAGGACTTCACCTTCGAGGGCTTTAGCCGCCTGCGCTTCCTCAACCTGGGCCGCATGATCGATGGGGTCCCCGTGGAGTCCCTGCTGCGGCCGCTCAACTCGCTGGCCGCCTTGGACCTCTCTGGCATCCAGACGAGCGACGCAGCCTTCCTAACCCAGTGGAAAGACAGCCTGGTGTCCCTCGTGCTCTACAACATGGACCTGTCTGATGACCACATCCGTGTTATTGTCCAGTTGCACAAGCTGCG ACACCTGGACATCTCCCGAGACCGCCTGTCCAGCTACTACAAGTTCAAGCTGACTCGCAAGGTGCTGAGCCTCTTTGTGCAGAAGCTGGGGAACCTGATGTCCCTGGACATCTCTGGCCACATGATCCTGGAGAACTGCAGCATCTCTAAGATGGACGAGGATGCAGGACAGACCAG CATCGAGCCTTCCAAGAGCAGCATCATGCCGTTCCGGGCTCTGAAGAGGCCACTGCAGTTCCTTGGGCTCTTCGAGACCTCCCTGTGCCGCCTCACGCACATTCCGGCCTACAAa GTGAGTGGTGACAAAAATGAGGAACAGGTGCTGAATGCCATCGAGGCCTACACGGAGCACAGGCCGGAGATCACCTCACGGGCCATCAACCTGCTTTTCGACATCGCACGCATTGAACGCTGCAACCAGCTTCTGCGGGCCCTGAAG CTGGTCATCACGGCCCTGAAGTGCCACAAGTATGACAAGAACATTCAAGTGACGGGCAGCGCTGCCCTCTTCTACCTGACCAATTCCGAGTATCGCTCAGAGCAGAGCATCAAGCTGCGCCGGCAGGTCATCCAGGTGGTGCTGAATGGCATGGAATCCTACCAGGAG GTCCAGCGGAACTGCTGCCTGACCCTCTGCAACTTCAGCATCCCTGAGGAGCTGGAGTTCCAGTACCGCCGAGTCAACGAGCTCTTGCTCAGCATCCTCAACCCCACGCGGCAGGACGAGTCGATCCAGCGCATCGCCGTGCACCTGTGCAACGCCCTGGTCTGCCAGGTGGACAACGACCACAAGGAGGCCGTGGGCAAGATGGGCTTTGTCGTG ACCATGCTGAAGCTGATTCAGAAGAAACTGCTGGACAAGATA TGCGACCAGGTTATGGAGTTCTCCTGGAGCGCCCTGTGGAACATCACGGATGAGACCCCCGACAACTGCGAGATGTTCCTTAACTTCAACGGCATGAAGCTCTTCCTGGACTGCCTGAAG GAGTTCCCAGAGAAGCAGGAGCTGCATCGGAATATGCTAGGACTCTTGGGGAATGTGGCAGAGGTGAAGGAGCTACGGCCCCAGCTAATGACTTCCCAATTCATCAGTGTCTTCAG CAACCTGCTGGAGAGCAAGGCTGATGGGATTGAGGTTTCCTACAATGCCTGTGGCGTCCTCTCCCACATCATGTTTGATGGCCCTGAGGCCTGGGGCATCTGTGAACCCCAGCGGGAGGAGGTAGAGGAGCGCATGTGGGCAGCCATCCAGAGCTGGGACATCAACTCACGGagaaatatcaattacag GTCATTTGAGCCAATTCTTCGCCTCCTTCCCCAGGGCATCTCACCTGTCAGCCAGCATTGGGCCACCTGGGCCCTGTACAACCTGGTGTCTGTCTACC CGGACAAGTACTGCCCCCTGCTGATCAAAGAAGGTGGAATGCCCCTCCTGAGGGACATGATCAAGATGGCAACCGCGCGGCAAGAGACCAAGGAAATGGCCCG CAAGGTGATTGAGCACTGCAGTAACTTTAAAGAGGAGAACATGGACACATCCAGATAG
- the ZDHHC12 gene encoding palmitoyltransferase ZDHHC12 isoform X1: MAPWALLRPGVLVRTGHTVLTWGITLVLFLHDTDTLSVPGPTRCPRSDDRLEPPSPLILGPARPFPGIDSQDSEDQLDEGLASRPALWPLAAQVQAPQPQEEAKEEQTAMVPQAIPLRRCRYCMVLQPLRARHCRECRRCVRRYDHHCPWMENCVGERNHPVFVAYLALQLVVLLWGLYLAWSGLRFFRPWGLWLRSSGLLFATFLLLSLFSLVASLLLASHLYLVASNTTTWEFISSHRIAYLRQRPGNPFDRGLTRNLAHFFCGWPSGSWETLWAEDEEGSSQDV, encoded by the exons ATGGCGCCGTGGGCGCTGCTCAGGCCTGGGGTCCTGGTGCGGACCGGGCACACCGTCCTGACCTGGGGGATCACGCTGGTGCTCTTCCTGCATGATACCG ATACCCTGTCTGTCCCAGGACCCACCCGGTGCCCCAGATCCGACGACCGACTCGAGCCCCCTTCTCCCCTGATCCTGGGACCCGCCCGACCCTTCCCAGGAATTGACTCCCAAGATTCCGAGGATCAACTAGATGAAGGACTGGCGTCCCGCCCAGCCCTGTGGCCACTAGCTGCCCAAGTCCAGGCTCCCCAGCCTCAG GAGGAGGCCAAGGAAGAGCAGACAGCCATGGTTCCTCAGGCCATCCCCCTTCGGCGCTGCAGATACTGCATGGTGCTG CAACCCCTGCGGGCCCGTCACTGCCGTGAGTGCCGTCGTTGTGTCCGCCGATATGACCACCACTGTCCCTGGATGGAGAACTGTGTGGGGGAGCGCAATCACCCAGTGTTCGTGGCCTACCTGGCACTGCAGCTGGTGGTGCTTCTGTGGGGCCTGTACCTGGCATG GTCTGGCCTCCGCTTCTTCCGGCCTTGGGGGCTCTGGCTGCGGTCCAGCGGGCTCCTGTTTGCCACCTTCCTGCTGCTGTCGCTCTTCTCCCTAGTGGCCAGCCTGCTCTTGGCCTCGCACCTCTACCTGGTGGCCAGCAACACCACCACCTGGGAGTTCATCTCCTCACACCGTATCGCCTACCTCCGCCAGCGCCCCGGCAACCCCTTCGACCGCGGCCTGACCCGCAACCTGGCCCACTTCTTCTGTGGATGGCCCTCGGGGTCCTGGGAGACACTCTGGGCTGAGGACGAGGAAGGCAGCAGCCAGGATGTTTAG
- the ZER1 gene encoding protein zer-1 homolog isoform X1, with translation MASDTPESLMALCTDFCLRNLDGTLGYLLDKETLRLHPDIFLPSEICDRLVNEYVELVNAACNFEPHESFFSLFSDPRSTRLTRIHLREDLVQDQDLEAIRKQDLVELYLTNCEKLSAKSLQTLRSFSHTLVSLSLFGCANIFYEEENPGGCEDECLVNPTCQVLVKDFTFEGFSRLRFLNLGRMIDGVPVESLLRPLNSLAALDLSGIQTSDAAFLTQWKDSLVSLVLYNMDLSDDHIRVIVQLHKLRHLDISRDRLSSYYKFKLTRKVLSLFVQKLGNLMSLDISGHMILENCSISKMDEDAGQTSIEPSKSSIMPFRALKRPLQFLGLFETSLCRLTHIPAYKVSGDKNEEQVLNAIEAYTEHRPEITSRAINLLFDIARIERCNQLLRALKLVITALKCHKYDKNIQVTGSAALFYLTNSEYRSEQSIKLRRQVIQVVLNGMESYQEVTVQRNCCLTLCNFSIPEELEFQYRRVNELLLSILNPTRQDESIQRIAVHLCNALVCQVDNDHKEAVGKMGFVVTMLKLIQKKLLDKICDQVMEFSWSALWNITDETPDNCEMFLNFNGMKLFLDCLKEFPEKQELHRNMLGLLGNVAEVKELRPQLMTSQFISVFSNLLESKADGIEVSYNACGVLSHIMFDGPEAWGICEPQREEVEERMWAAIQSWDINSRRNINYRSFEPILRLLPQGISPVSQHWATWALYNLVSVYPDKYCPLLIKEGGMPLLRDMIKMATARQETKEMARKVIEHCSNFKEENMDTSR, from the exons gtATGTGGAGCTGGTCAACGCCGCCTGCAACTTTGAGCCGCATGAGAGCTTCTTCAGCCTCTTCTCGGACCCCCGCAGCACCCGCCTCACCCGAATCCACCTCCGCGAGGACCTGGTGCAGGACCAGGACCTGGAAGCCATTCGCAAGCAG GACCTGGTGGAGCTGTACCTGACCAACTGCGAGAAGCTGTCCGCCAAGAGCCTGCAGACGCTGAGGAGCTTCAGCCACACCCTGGTGTCCCTGAGCCTGTTCGGCTGCGCGAACATCTTCTACGAGGAGGAGAACCCGGGGGGCTGTGAAGACGAGTGCCTCGTCAACCCCACCTGTCAGGTGCTGGTCAAGGACTTCACCTTCGAGGGCTTTAGCCGCCTGCGCTTCCTCAACCTGGGCCGCATGATCGATGGGGTCCCCGTGGAGTCCCTGCTGCGGCCGCTCAACTCGCTGGCCGCCTTGGACCTCTCTGGCATCCAGACGAGCGACGCAGCCTTCCTAACCCAGTGGAAAGACAGCCTGGTGTCCCTCGTGCTCTACAACATGGACCTGTCTGATGACCACATCCGTGTTATTGTCCAGTTGCACAAGCTGCG ACACCTGGACATCTCCCGAGACCGCCTGTCCAGCTACTACAAGTTCAAGCTGACTCGCAAGGTGCTGAGCCTCTTTGTGCAGAAGCTGGGGAACCTGATGTCCCTGGACATCTCTGGCCACATGATCCTGGAGAACTGCAGCATCTCTAAGATGGACGAGGATGCAGGACAGACCAG CATCGAGCCTTCCAAGAGCAGCATCATGCCGTTCCGGGCTCTGAAGAGGCCACTGCAGTTCCTTGGGCTCTTCGAGACCTCCCTGTGCCGCCTCACGCACATTCCGGCCTACAAa GTGAGTGGTGACAAAAATGAGGAACAGGTGCTGAATGCCATCGAGGCCTACACGGAGCACAGGCCGGAGATCACCTCACGGGCCATCAACCTGCTTTTCGACATCGCACGCATTGAACGCTGCAACCAGCTTCTGCGGGCCCTGAAG CTGGTCATCACGGCCCTGAAGTGCCACAAGTATGACAAGAACATTCAAGTGACGGGCAGCGCTGCCCTCTTCTACCTGACCAATTCCGAGTATCGCTCAGAGCAGAGCATCAAGCTGCGCCGGCAGGTCATCCAGGTGGTGCTGAATGGCATGGAATCCTACCAGGAGGTGACG GTCCAGCGGAACTGCTGCCTGACCCTCTGCAACTTCAGCATCCCTGAGGAGCTGGAGTTCCAGTACCGCCGAGTCAACGAGCTCTTGCTCAGCATCCTCAACCCCACGCGGCAGGACGAGTCGATCCAGCGCATCGCCGTGCACCTGTGCAACGCCCTGGTCTGCCAGGTGGACAACGACCACAAGGAGGCCGTGGGCAAGATGGGCTTTGTCGTG ACCATGCTGAAGCTGATTCAGAAGAAACTGCTGGACAAGATA TGCGACCAGGTTATGGAGTTCTCCTGGAGCGCCCTGTGGAACATCACGGATGAGACCCCCGACAACTGCGAGATGTTCCTTAACTTCAACGGCATGAAGCTCTTCCTGGACTGCCTGAAG GAGTTCCCAGAGAAGCAGGAGCTGCATCGGAATATGCTAGGACTCTTGGGGAATGTGGCAGAGGTGAAGGAGCTACGGCCCCAGCTAATGACTTCCCAATTCATCAGTGTCTTCAG CAACCTGCTGGAGAGCAAGGCTGATGGGATTGAGGTTTCCTACAATGCCTGTGGCGTCCTCTCCCACATCATGTTTGATGGCCCTGAGGCCTGGGGCATCTGTGAACCCCAGCGGGAGGAGGTAGAGGAGCGCATGTGGGCAGCCATCCAGAGCTGGGACATCAACTCACGGagaaatatcaattacag GTCATTTGAGCCAATTCTTCGCCTCCTTCCCCAGGGCATCTCACCTGTCAGCCAGCATTGGGCCACCTGGGCCCTGTACAACCTGGTGTCTGTCTACC CGGACAAGTACTGCCCCCTGCTGATCAAAGAAGGTGGAATGCCCCTCCTGAGGGACATGATCAAGATGGCAACCGCGCGGCAAGAGACCAAGGAAATGGCCCG CAAGGTGATTGAGCACTGCAGTAACTTTAAAGAGGAGAACATGGACACATCCAGATAG
- the ZDHHC12 gene encoding palmitoyltransferase ZDHHC12 isoform X3, protein MAPWALLRPGVLVRTGHTVLTWGITLVLFLHDTALRQWEEQGELLVPLTFLLLVLGSLLLYLAVSLMDPGYVNVLPQPQEEAKEEQTAMVPQAIPLRRCRYCMVLQPLRARHCRECRRCVRRYDHHCPWMENCVGERNHPVFVAYLALQLVVLLWGLYLAWWVPPAPRVWPPLLPALGALAAVQRAPVCHLPAAVALLPSGQPALGLAPLPGGQQHHHLGVHLLTPYRLPPPAPRQPLRPRPDPQPGPLLLWMALGVLGDTLG, encoded by the exons ATGGCGCCGTGGGCGCTGCTCAGGCCTGGGGTCCTGGTGCGGACCGGGCACACCGTCCTGACCTGGGGGATCACGCTGGTGCTCTTCCTGCATGATACCG CGCTGCGGCAGTGGGAAGAGCAGGGGGAGCTGCTCGTGCCCCTCACCTTCCTGCTCTTGGTACTGGGCTCCCTGCTGCTTTACCTGGCTGTGTCACTCATGGACCCGGGATACGTGAatgtcctgccccagccccag GAGGAGGCCAAGGAAGAGCAGACAGCCATGGTTCCTCAGGCCATCCCCCTTCGGCGCTGCAGATACTGCATGGTGCTG CAACCCCTGCGGGCCCGTCACTGCCGTGAGTGCCGTCGTTGTGTCCGCCGATATGACCACCACTGTCCCTGGATGGAGAACTGTGTGGGGGAGCGCAATCACCCAGTGTTCGTGGCCTACCTGGCACTGCAGCTGGTGGTGCTTCTGTGGGGCCTGTACCTGGCATGGTGGGTTCCCCCAGCGCcccgg GTCTGGCCTCCGCTTCTTCCGGCCTTGGGGGCTCTGGCTGCGGTCCAGCGGGCTCCTGTTTGCCACCTTCCTGCTGCTGTCGCTCTTCTCCCTAGTGGCCAGCCTGCTCTTGGCCTCGCACCTCTACCTGGTGGCCAGCAACACCACCACCTGGGAGTTCATCTCCTCACACCGTATCGCCTACCTCCGCCAGCGCCCCGGCAACCCCTTCGACCGCGGCCTGACCCGCAACCTGGCCCACTTCTTCTGTGGATGGCCCTCGGGGTCCTGGGAGACACTCTGGGCTGA
- the ZDHHC12 gene encoding palmitoyltransferase ZDHHC12 isoform X2, producing the protein MAPWALLRPGVLVRTGHTVLTWGITLVLFLHDTALRQWEEQGELLVPLTFLLLVLGSLLLYLAVSLMDPGYVNVLPQPQEEAKEEQTAMVPQAIPLRRCRYCMVLQPLRARHCRECRRCVRRYDHHCPWMENCVGERNHPVFVAYLALQLVVLLWGLYLAWSGLRFFRPWGLWLRSSGLLFATFLLLSLFSLVASLLLASHLYLVASNTTTWEFISSHRIAYLRQRPGNPFDRGLTRNLAHFFCGWPSGSWETLWAEDEEGSSQDV; encoded by the exons ATGGCGCCGTGGGCGCTGCTCAGGCCTGGGGTCCTGGTGCGGACCGGGCACACCGTCCTGACCTGGGGGATCACGCTGGTGCTCTTCCTGCATGATACCG CGCTGCGGCAGTGGGAAGAGCAGGGGGAGCTGCTCGTGCCCCTCACCTTCCTGCTCTTGGTACTGGGCTCCCTGCTGCTTTACCTGGCTGTGTCACTCATGGACCCGGGATACGTGAatgtcctgccccagccccag GAGGAGGCCAAGGAAGAGCAGACAGCCATGGTTCCTCAGGCCATCCCCCTTCGGCGCTGCAGATACTGCATGGTGCTG CAACCCCTGCGGGCCCGTCACTGCCGTGAGTGCCGTCGTTGTGTCCGCCGATATGACCACCACTGTCCCTGGATGGAGAACTGTGTGGGGGAGCGCAATCACCCAGTGTTCGTGGCCTACCTGGCACTGCAGCTGGTGGTGCTTCTGTGGGGCCTGTACCTGGCATG GTCTGGCCTCCGCTTCTTCCGGCCTTGGGGGCTCTGGCTGCGGTCCAGCGGGCTCCTGTTTGCCACCTTCCTGCTGCTGTCGCTCTTCTCCCTAGTGGCCAGCCTGCTCTTGGCCTCGCACCTCTACCTGGTGGCCAGCAACACCACCACCTGGGAGTTCATCTCCTCACACCGTATCGCCTACCTCCGCCAGCGCCCCGGCAACCCCTTCGACCGCGGCCTGACCCGCAACCTGGCCCACTTCTTCTGTGGATGGCCCTCGGGGTCCTGGGAGACACTCTGGGCTGAGGACGAGGAAGGCAGCAGCCAGGATGTTTAG